DNA sequence from the uncultured Ilyobacter sp. genome:
TTAATACTGCCCCCTACTTTGTTGTAATTAGATTTTTGATATTTTCTCTCTCCACTTCTTTTTCGTCGCTGCTGTTTTCAAAATAATATTTCCCGCATAATTTTTCTAGCTTAGCCTGTGAGATAAAAAAATCAAATTTTACAGAAGTTTTTTTCTGTTCTGCCCCTATAAGGCTGTTTCTAGCATCTAACATATCTGTTATTGTTATTTTCCCTTTTACATATAGCTCTGTCTGAAGTTTGAGGTTCTTTCTCGAGGCCTCTGCTGATTTTTCTGCCGACTTTATTTTTCTGTAACTTGCAGAAACTTTTGCATACTGGCTGGATATATCCTTTGAAATCTCAGAAACCGCAGTTTTTCTGTCAAGTTTTAACTTCTCCAATTCTGCTTCTAGCTGTTTTTTATTATAAGATAGCTCCCCGCCTTTATAGATTGGGATAGAAAATCCTACTCCTGCATTCCAGTACTCATCAGAATCACTGTTGTCAGACCCTGTTCCCCAAGGATCTACAACGTCTCTGTCATAGTTTCCACTAGCTGTTATAGTAGGAACATATCTTTTTCTTTTTGCAGCCTTAAGTTCCCTTTCTTTTGCAGCAATTCTAGCATCTATACTTTTTATTTCAGGAGAATTTTCTAATCCCTGTTCAATAAAATAGTTTTTGACCCTGTCAAATTTCCAAGGTTTATTTAACTCATTTTCAAAATCTCTGAATAAATAAAGACCGATGATATCGACAATCCCATCCTCACTGAGAGAAAAGTATCTATCCATAGAACTGTTTAAAAGTCTATTAAGATTTGAGTTTCCAGCTAATATGTCACTTCTTATATCTTCAAGGTTAGTTATAGAATCTGCAAGTTCACTTTCAAAACGATATACATCTTCCGGTCCACCGCTTCCTATACTATACTTTGTTTTTGCAAGGCTCAAGTATCTTTTTAAGAGGCTTATATTGTATTTTTCTATTTCAAGTCTAGATTTAGATTTTAACAAGCCAAGATAAGCTTCAATTAAACTTTGAACCTGACCAATCTCTTTGTCTCTCAGTTCCTCTTTTACAGCATCATAAAGTTTCTTTTGAATTGTTATGTTTGAAAAGGCACTTTCGTCATAAAGCACCTGACTAATTTTGGCTCCAACCTGTAATGAATTTTCTGCACCTGTAGAATAAAGTCTAGCCCTTGTATTGTCTTGCTTATCATAGTCCAAGTTAGCCGTCAGATTGGGTTTTACAGCAGATTTAGCTATTTTCACATCATATCTACTTGAGGTCACATCTTGTTTCTTCGATTTGAGATCTGTATTATTTTCAAATAGTTCATCTAAAGCATCTTTTAAGCTCAGTTTTACTGTCCCTATTTCTGACTCGTTTACCATCCTGATTTTTTCAGATAAAAAATCACCTGGATACAAATCTAAAATCTCAGCAACTTTATAGTCCACAAAAATATTTAAATTTTCTGAGTCTAACTTTGTAGTCAGTTCTGAAAATTCTCTTTTTTCATAGTATTTTAAAAGGTTTAATGCTGCTGCACGTATGCTTCTTTCTTGTGCCTCTTTTTCAGAATACCCCATAAAAAAATCCGCATTATTTTCTGAGTCAAAGAAAAGTGAAAAACTAGGAATCTTACTTTCAGATGCCCTCATCACTACTTCCTTTAGAGCTATATCTTTATCTGAAATGATTATTAGCCCGTCATTATCTAATATGTCTGTAGTATATTTTTCTTTTGGATTTTCTAAAGAGATAATGTTTATATTTTCCCCTTGAAAAATCTTATCAGATATTATTTTTTCTTTATATTCCCTCGCTGTGTTTTCAAATCCAGAAGAATAAATGATTCCTATTTTCTTCATATCTTTGATCTCTGTGAGTATTTCCAAAACTTCTGTCAAATTGTAATCAGTTGAAATTGTATTTAGATTTTTTATATCTTTACTCTTACCGTAGAAAAATGGTGCAATTACAAGCTTATCAAAAGAGCTCTTCATATTTTCAGATGAATTTATATCAAAAGATATAATAGCGTCTATATCACTGTTTTCCTGAAGCTTGTCTAGGACATCTTTAATCTCCCCATGAGAAGCTGTTACCTCTTTTTTTATTACTGGATCAAACTGAGTATTTTCAAAATTTTTACCAAGCTCCTTTTCTAAGGTAATCTTTAAATACTCGTTGACTTCCTTTGATCTATTACCATATATAACCCCTATACCTATCTCTTTTCCAAAGGACATGAGAAATATCCCAAATAACAAAAAAAATACAAGAACCCGCCTTTTCATAATAACCTCCCATTCAGTATTTATATATTCAAGTTCAAAACATTTAAAGTTTAGCAGCTGATTTCATTCAAAAATCAGACTAATTTAAATAACAGACTAATTATAAACTATACAACAGTTTCACAGTCAAGACTAATAAAAATTAAACAAGCTATGTAAGTCTTGCCATATTAAAAGGCTCAAACTCTTTTTTTGAGTTTAAGCCTAAATTTTTTTGGATTAAGTGAATATCCTATTAATTTTGACCCTGTAATTCACGAACTTTGATATAGAGAAATCTCAGATATTCATATTCAAAGGGGGTTCCCGTACTATAATATCTGAAATCAACATTACTTCTACTGTCAACTGAGTTTGTCACTAAAAATTCTGTATTATTTCTGCTGGCATCTCCTAAATTCAAAGGGTCTGCATAATTCTGGACTACCGTATCAATACCTAAGCCAGTGGCATCCCTCAAAGTACTAGGTCCAAGAAGTGGTAAAACCAAATAAGGTCCCGGACCCACTCCATAGTAGGCCAAAGTCTGTCCAAAATCCTCTTTGTATCGCGTTAAACCGACTTGCGAAGCCAAATCAAAGAAGCCTAAAACCCCAAAAGTACTATTAATTGCAAATCTATTAAATGTCACAAGACTTTTCTTCCCCTTAAATTGAAGGGATGAATTGACAAAGGTCCTAATTTCACTGAGGTTAATAAAAAAATTATGTACCCCTTTTTCCACAAAGTTTGGCGTAACGTACCTGTAGGTGTCCACAACTGGAAGAAATA
Encoded proteins:
- a CDS encoding TolC family protein; protein product: MKRRVLVFFLLFGIFLMSFGKEIGIGVIYGNRSKEVNEYLKITLEKELGKNFENTQFDPVIKKEVTASHGEIKDVLDKLQENSDIDAIISFDINSSENMKSSFDKLVIAPFFYGKSKDIKNLNTISTDYNLTEVLEILTEIKDMKKIGIIYSSGFENTAREYKEKIISDKIFQGENINIISLENPKEKYTTDILDNDGLIIISDKDIALKEVVMRASESKIPSFSLFFDSENNADFFMGYSEKEAQERSIRAAALNLLKYYEKREFSELTTKLDSENLNIFVDYKVAEILDLYPGDFLSEKIRMVNESEIGTVKLSLKDALDELFENNTDLKSKKQDVTSSRYDVKIAKSAVKPNLTANLDYDKQDNTRARLYSTGAENSLQVGAKISQVLYDESAFSNITIQKKLYDAVKEELRDKEIGQVQSLIEAYLGLLKSKSRLEIEKYNISLLKRYLSLAKTKYSIGSGGPEDVYRFESELADSITNLEDIRSDILAGNSNLNRLLNSSMDRYFSLSEDGIVDIIGLYLFRDFENELNKPWKFDRVKNYFIEQGLENSPEIKSIDARIAAKERELKAAKRKRYVPTITASGNYDRDVVDPWGTGSDNSDSDEYWNAGVGFSIPIYKGGELSYNKKQLEAELEKLKLDRKTAVSEISKDISSQYAKVSASYRKIKSAEKSAEASRKNLKLQTELYVKGKITITDMLDARNSLIGAEQKKTSVKFDFFISQAKLEKLCGKYYFENSSDEKEVERENIKNLITTK
- a CDS encoding VacJ family lipoprotein, producing MKIKYFIVIIIIVFGVSCSSAKKRAVSKERVKIIKMEEDSRNYFKAYDPWEPFNRRMYYFNAKFDDYIFLPVVDTYRYVTPNFVEKGVHNFFINLSEIRTFVNSSLQFKGKKSLVTFNRFAINSTFGVLGFFDLASQVGLTRYKEDFGQTLAYYGVGPGPYLVLPLLGPSTLRDATGLGIDTVVQNYADPLNLGDASRNNTEFLVTNSVDSRSNVDFRYYSTGTPFEYEYLRFLYIKVRELQGQN